The following are from one region of the Silurus meridionalis isolate SWU-2019-XX chromosome 25, ASM1480568v1, whole genome shotgun sequence genome:
- the ddrgk1 gene encoding DDRGK domain-containing protein 1 isoform X1, with protein sequence MDVVIYLVAAAILVVLIIFAVKIRGRTVEVADREDQQNVIARVAAPPRVAEDRGVGMPRRRRGLDRMMAQRRAQRGAAEIENVALEVSEDENEEDERPQAEERPQATGKVGAKKQRKLDEKQARRAQREVEVEEREERKRIQELREQERKKEEEKERLQELKEEEEQRRAKEEQEKKEEEEYQKLKAAFVVEEQGEAEEKTEQESQNLLQEFIQYVKDSKVVLLEDLASHFEMRTQDAIARLQDLIADGSITGVIDDRGKFIFITPEEMNAVAQFIKQRGRVSISELVQASNMLINLNPAVQTTS encoded by the exons ATGGATGTCGTTATTTATCTCGTAGCAGCGGCGATTTTAGTTGTTCTGATCATTTTCGCCGTAAAGATTCGTGGGCGCACCGTAGAAG TAGCTGACCGTGAGGACCAGCAGAATGTCATTGCACGGGTTGCTGCACCACCCCGTGTGGCAGAAGATCGAGGAGTGGGAATGCCACGCCGTCGCCGAGGCCTCGACAGGATGATGGCGCAGAGACGTGCACAGCGAGGCGCCGCTGAGATCG AAAATGTTGCTCTAGAGGTAAGCGAGGATGAGAATGAGGAGGATGAACGACCCCAGGCTGAAGAGAGACCTCAGGCTACAGGGAAAGTGGGAGCTAAGAAGCAGAGAAAGCTGGATGAAAAGCAAGCcaggagagcacagagagaG GTGGAGGTGGAAGAGCGAGAGGAAAGGAAGCGCATACAAGAGctgagagagcaggagagaaagaaagaagaagagaaggagagactGCAGGAACTCAAAGAG GAGGAGGAGCAGCGACGTGCTAAAGAGGAAcaggagaagaaagaggaagaggagtaCCAAAAGCTTAAAGCAGCCTTCGTTGTTGAGGAGCAGGGAGAAGCAGAGGAGAAGACTGAGCAGGAG tCACAGAACCTTCTTCAGGAGTTTATCCAGTATGTGAAG GACTCCAAGGTGGTGCTTTTAGAGGACTTGGCATCCCATTTTGAAATGCGTACTcag GATGCCATCGCCAGACTGCAGGACCTGATAGCGGACGGTTCAATTACAG GAGTGATCGATGACAGGGGGAAGTTTATCTTCATCACTCCAGAGGAGATGAACGCCGTGGCTCAGTTTATCAAACAGCGAGGAAGAGTCTCCATATCTGAACTTGTGCAAGCCAGTAACATGCTCATCAATCTCAATCCTGCCGTTCAGACCACATCCTGA
- the LOC124379021 gene encoding transmembrane protein 127, with translation MPLALSLSPAAVCQCFTLVSLCTSIADPNWIQVQNRTDSNQLIYGVAFTLHAAQNLSNTAPLGGMHGLGMDLLYTLAALCYSAVLLSSSSFLVDFIGIRFTRPRLVVSLHISTAVMCGAVLAVSGACLYVIKQNVQKGRTSWVWSTTSAPPGGMSTLPGESFYIEILALFFSLMASIFSFICSPESFVPTQFYSVEHEDRERECLITEPGPDDDEWDD, from the exons ATGCCACTGGCACTGAGTTTATCTCCGGCTGCTGTGTGTCAATGCTTCACACTGGTGTCCCTCTGCACCTCCATCGCCGACCCAAACTGGATCCAAGTCCAGAACAGAACTGACTCGAACCAGCTCATTTACGGAGTGGCTTTTACACTACATGCAGCACAAAACCTCTCCAACACTg CACCTCTGGGTGGAATGCATGGACTGGGCATGGATTTGCTCTACACACTCGCCGCTCTGTGCTACAGCGCCGTTCTGCTCTCCAGCTCCTCCTTCTTAGTGGACTTCATCGGAATCAGGTTCACTCGCCCCAGGCTGGTCGTGTCACTTCACATCTCCACAG CTGTGATGTGCGGTGCGGTCCTGGCCGTGAGTGGGGCGTGTCTCTATGTGATCAAGCAGAACGTGCAGAAAGGGAGAACAAGCTGGGTTTGGAGCACGACCTCGGCTCCACCCGGTGGAATGAGCACCTTGCCTGGAGAGAGCTTTTACATCGAGATACTGGCgctgttcttttctttaatggCCAGCATCTTCAGCTTTATTTGTTCTCCGGAGTCCTTCGTTCCCACTCAGTTCTACTCAGTGGAGCAtgaggacagagagagggagtgtcTCATCACTGAGCCGGGACCAGACGATGACGAGTGGGATGactga
- the ddrgk1 gene encoding DDRGK domain-containing protein 1 isoform X2, producing MDVVIYLVAAAILVVLIIFAVKIRGRTVEADREDQQNVIARVAAPPRVAEDRGVGMPRRRRGLDRMMAQRRAQRGAAEIENVALEVSEDENEEDERPQAEERPQATGKVGAKKQRKLDEKQARRAQREVEVEEREERKRIQELREQERKKEEEKERLQELKEEEEQRRAKEEQEKKEEEEYQKLKAAFVVEEQGEAEEKTEQESQNLLQEFIQYVKDSKVVLLEDLASHFEMRTQDAIARLQDLIADGSITGVIDDRGKFIFITPEEMNAVAQFIKQRGRVSISELVQASNMLINLNPAVQTTS from the exons ATGGATGTCGTTATTTATCTCGTAGCAGCGGCGATTTTAGTTGTTCTGATCATTTTCGCCGTAAAGATTCGTGGGCGCACCGTAGAAG CTGACCGTGAGGACCAGCAGAATGTCATTGCACGGGTTGCTGCACCACCCCGTGTGGCAGAAGATCGAGGAGTGGGAATGCCACGCCGTCGCCGAGGCCTCGACAGGATGATGGCGCAGAGACGTGCACAGCGAGGCGCCGCTGAGATCG AAAATGTTGCTCTAGAGGTAAGCGAGGATGAGAATGAGGAGGATGAACGACCCCAGGCTGAAGAGAGACCTCAGGCTACAGGGAAAGTGGGAGCTAAGAAGCAGAGAAAGCTGGATGAAAAGCAAGCcaggagagcacagagagaG GTGGAGGTGGAAGAGCGAGAGGAAAGGAAGCGCATACAAGAGctgagagagcaggagagaaagaaagaagaagagaaggagagactGCAGGAACTCAAAGAG GAGGAGGAGCAGCGACGTGCTAAAGAGGAAcaggagaagaaagaggaagaggagtaCCAAAAGCTTAAAGCAGCCTTCGTTGTTGAGGAGCAGGGAGAAGCAGAGGAGAAGACTGAGCAGGAG tCACAGAACCTTCTTCAGGAGTTTATCCAGTATGTGAAG GACTCCAAGGTGGTGCTTTTAGAGGACTTGGCATCCCATTTTGAAATGCGTACTcag GATGCCATCGCCAGACTGCAGGACCTGATAGCGGACGGTTCAATTACAG GAGTGATCGATGACAGGGGGAAGTTTATCTTCATCACTCCAGAGGAGATGAACGCCGTGGCTCAGTTTATCAAACAGCGAGGAAGAGTCTCCATATCTGAACTTGTGCAAGCCAGTAACATGCTCATCAATCTCAATCCTGCCGTTCAGACCACATCCTGA